A part of Variovorax sp. HW608 genomic DNA contains:
- a CDS encoding RNA polymerase sigma factor, with amino-acid sequence MTRLRGSLMAGTPICLDSVAPPVPRRCDLGQRLGRIDLIGQKPYISLPSLHRPARMDNDEVNQLLARIGREDQAAFRQLYKAFSRKVYAYVLNMLGDHARAEEVLADSFYEVWRHPERFRGDSQFSTWLIGIARRKALMVYRARRPDEVHGDLEDIAETAASDTPDGYAELAGKQRREGVQLCMGKLSDEHRECLHLVFYEGMSLAEVAEVQNCPEGTVKTRLFHARQKIKNCLQALLRSEGGAPDARGALAS; translated from the coding sequence ATGACCCGGTTGCGCGGCTCGCTCATGGCTGGAACCCCAATATGCCTCGACAGTGTGGCGCCCCCCGTCCCAAGGCGCTGTGATCTCGGTCAAAGACTTGGGCGAATCGACCTGATCGGGCAGAAACCTTATATTTCGTTACCGTCACTGCACCGCCCCGCCCGCATGGACAACGACGAGGTCAACCAGCTGCTGGCACGCATCGGCCGCGAAGACCAGGCAGCGTTTCGTCAGCTCTACAAGGCGTTCAGCCGCAAGGTGTACGCGTATGTGCTCAACATGCTGGGCGACCACGCACGAGCCGAGGAAGTCCTGGCGGACTCCTTTTACGAGGTCTGGCGCCACCCGGAGCGCTTTCGCGGCGATTCGCAGTTCTCCACGTGGCTGATCGGAATCGCGCGCAGGAAGGCGCTGATGGTCTATCGCGCGCGCCGCCCCGACGAGGTGCATGGAGATCTCGAAGACATCGCCGAGACCGCCGCCTCCGACACGCCGGACGGCTATGCGGAGCTGGCCGGCAAGCAACGGCGCGAAGGCGTGCAACTTTGCATGGGCAAGCTGTCGGACGAACATCGCGAGTGCCTGCACCTGGTGTTCTACGAGGGCATGAGCCTGGCTGAGGTGGCAGAGGTGCAGAACTGTCCCGAGGGCACCGTCAAGACGCGCCTTTTCCACGCCCGCCAGAAGATCAAGAATTGCCTGCAGGCGCTGCTGCGCAGTGAGGGCGGTGCCCCTGACGCCAGAGGCGCTCTCGCATCCTGA
- a CDS encoding DUF4384 domain-containing protein → MKPRRMMRFLALAALAALAGCQALEVKQPTIEQTADMRVGPEQRPQRSITGFSQPLRCMDTLMLDYGVHDITMLTEEINDETKKLNAGTRDMLISAVSDMSRRSRAVRLVAFGKDTLNVVSFLSAAQTTAVYQAIPRYDIKGSVSQFDENLIKNQKDMGVGYFPYFNLGVAKDASTSMLALDLSVMSTSDMGVLPGVTSRNSVVIMKQGKGIDGDAAYHKFGINYSMNLARSEGQSQALRGLVELAVVELVGKLTKTPYWSCLGVSDPKANDETRLELLDWYSAMAATRVELIAYFQNQLRHRGFYDGPIDGEFNPALDEAISNYREQLGLSHAAVLDEKFFSAFLAADHSKVKRPPQPARYVPTGTLATTIGSPTAAAPAPAPAPAAPAHAPAAPAPAPTAAAAPAPTATSLKLSVSASNRQTRFARGESISLALAPSQDAHVYCYLRDEDAKVIRFFPNRFAQDSRIAAAKPLTLPGPMRFRLSMNAKGVPETVSCFATARDVMPSLPPALVGIDFEPLPGVTLDMIRAAFDKASGGTLAQENFHVQAK, encoded by the coding sequence ATGAAACCGCGCCGCATGATGCGCTTCCTGGCGCTCGCCGCACTCGCAGCACTCGCGGGTTGCCAGGCGCTCGAGGTCAAGCAGCCAACGATCGAGCAGACCGCGGATATGCGCGTCGGTCCCGAGCAACGGCCCCAGCGTTCGATCACGGGCTTTTCGCAGCCGCTGCGCTGCATGGACACGCTGATGCTCGACTACGGCGTGCACGACATCACGATGCTGACCGAGGAAATCAACGACGAGACGAAGAAGCTGAACGCCGGAACGCGCGACATGCTGATCTCGGCGGTGTCGGACATGTCGCGGCGCAGCCGTGCGGTGCGTCTGGTCGCGTTCGGCAAGGACACATTGAACGTGGTCAGCTTTCTCTCGGCGGCGCAGACCACGGCGGTCTACCAGGCGATTCCGCGCTACGACATCAAGGGCTCCGTCTCGCAATTCGACGAGAACCTGATCAAGAACCAGAAAGACATGGGCGTCGGCTACTTCCCGTACTTCAACCTCGGCGTTGCAAAGGACGCGTCCACCAGCATGCTGGCGCTCGACCTGAGCGTGATGTCGACCAGCGACATGGGGGTGCTGCCGGGCGTCACGTCACGCAATTCAGTGGTGATCATGAAGCAAGGCAAGGGCATCGACGGCGATGCCGCGTATCACAAGTTCGGCATCAACTACAGCATGAACCTGGCACGCTCGGAAGGCCAGTCGCAGGCGCTGCGCGGGCTGGTCGAACTGGCGGTGGTGGAACTCGTCGGCAAGCTGACCAAGACCCCGTACTGGTCCTGCCTGGGCGTTTCCGACCCGAAGGCGAATGATGAAACGCGCCTCGAACTGCTGGATTGGTACAGCGCAATGGCCGCGACGCGCGTCGAGCTGATCGCCTACTTCCAGAACCAGCTGCGTCATCGCGGCTTCTACGACGGCCCGATCGACGGGGAATTCAATCCTGCCCTCGACGAGGCGATTTCGAACTATCGCGAACAGCTCGGCCTCAGCCACGCGGCAGTGCTCGACGAGAAGTTCTTCAGTGCCTTCCTCGCCGCGGATCACAGCAAGGTCAAGCGGCCGCCGCAACCGGCGCGCTACGTTCCGACCGGCACGCTGGCCACCACGATCGGATCGCCGACGGCTGCAGCACCCGCACCCGCACCTGCACCGGCAGCACCGGCCCACGCACCCGCGGCGCCAGCCCCCGCGCCAACAGCTGCTGCCGCCCCCGCGCCGACGGCGACGTCACTGAAGCTGTCGGTCTCGGCCTCGAACCGGCAGACGCGGTTTGCACGCGGGGAGTCGATCAGCCTCGCCCTTGCGCCATCGCAGGACGCACATGTCTACTGCTATCTGCGCGACGAGGACGCCAAGGTCATACGCTTCTTCCCCAACCGGTTCGCGCAGGACTCGCGCATCGCTGCGGCCAAGCCGCTCACCTTGCCCGGCCCGATGCGCTTCCGGCTCTCGATGAATGCGAAGGGCGTGCCCGAGACGGTTTCCTGCTTCGCAACGGCGCGCGACGTGATGCCGTCACTGCCCCCGGCCCTGGTCGGCATCGACTTCGAACCCTTGCCCGGCGTCACGCTCGACATGATCCGCGCAGCCTTCGACAAAGCCAGCGGCGGCACGCTCGCCCAGGAGAACTTCCATGTACAAGCCAAGTGA
- the tssJ gene encoding type VI secretion system lipoprotein TssJ, giving the protein MNRRRLLACLGFGFVPVWWSRAGLAQPRATGESAGQRRVALVIGNGRYPEIPLNNPEHDARLVAQTLRSLNFEVGEYLNLNARDFKRVLREFARRMDDDQVASVFYYAGHGVQIGGRNFLLPVDIALRDEAEVRDEAIDMQEALLTHIDRVRPRARIFIIDACRNDPFAMRGASRNANGLAEMAAPGALIAFSAAPGRVAEDGPVGGNSIYTRHLAAEMRTPGVDVEEMMKTVRIKVLRDTSERQIPWVNTSMVVNFMFNPAPAPALAGPKRNLQLLVQAQRSLNTDARDASASLALRVYVLSDASSFEKASFDSLYDDDEATLGPNMLARQSLYLRPGEARELDLELRGDARAVAVFGAFREIERSEWRAVLPLPDGSLVPRARLEAQARRLQLGWAK; this is encoded by the coding sequence ATGAACCGCCGTCGCCTGCTCGCCTGCCTTGGCTTCGGTTTCGTGCCCGTCTGGTGGAGCCGAGCCGGCCTCGCGCAACCGCGGGCCACGGGCGAGTCGGCTGGCCAACGCCGTGTCGCACTCGTCATCGGCAACGGGCGGTACCCCGAGATCCCGCTGAACAACCCCGAGCACGACGCTCGCCTGGTCGCGCAGACATTGCGCTCCCTCAACTTCGAGGTCGGCGAGTATCTCAATCTCAATGCCCGCGACTTCAAGCGCGTGTTGCGGGAATTCGCGCGCCGCATGGACGACGATCAGGTGGCATCGGTCTTCTATTACGCCGGGCACGGCGTACAGATCGGCGGGCGCAATTTCCTGCTGCCGGTCGACATCGCATTGCGCGATGAGGCTGAAGTGCGCGACGAGGCCATCGACATGCAGGAGGCGCTGCTCACGCATATCGATCGGGTGCGTCCACGCGCGCGCATCTTCATCATCGATGCCTGCCGCAACGACCCCTTCGCGATGCGCGGCGCTTCGCGCAACGCCAACGGCCTGGCCGAGATGGCGGCGCCAGGTGCCCTGATCGCCTTCTCCGCCGCGCCGGGGCGCGTCGCCGAGGACGGCCCGGTCGGCGGCAACAGCATCTACACGCGTCACCTCGCCGCCGAGATGCGAACCCCTGGCGTGGATGTCGAGGAAATGATGAAGACCGTCCGCATCAAGGTGCTGCGCGACACCTCGGAGCGCCAGATTCCCTGGGTCAACACCTCGATGGTCGTGAATTTCATGTTCAACCCCGCGCCGGCGCCGGCGCTGGCCGGACCCAAACGCAACCTGCAGCTGCTCGTGCAGGCGCAGCGCAGCCTGAACACCGATGCACGCGATGCGTCTGCCTCATTGGCGCTCAGGGTCTACGTGCTGAGCGACGCGAGCAGCTTCGAAAAGGCGAGCTTCGACAGCCTCTACGACGATGACGAAGCCACCCTCGGGCCGAACATGCTCGCGCGCCAGAGTCTCTACCTGCGCCCCGGCGAAGCGCGCGAACTGGACCTCGAGCTGCGCGGCGACGCGCGTGCCGTCGCGGTGTTCGGTGCGTTTCGGGAAATCGAGCGCTCGGAGTGGCGTGCCGTCCTGCCATTGCCGGATGGATCGCTGGTGCCGCGTGCGCGCCTCGAAGCGCAGGCACGCCGACTGCAATTGGGGTGGGCCAAATGA
- a CDS encoding OmpA family protein: MIRYLSTLALALAAAVAMIAAPAAKAEKVMVYREGQLVIPEDVADVLGNTRSIRLLDDAPAAPAKATVKTTAMATASRVSVSAHPSDKARVVRADANSAASALSLPVQFAFDSAEILPAARTQLDALAKGIKLLAPGKIVTVEGHTDASGSPAYNLELSRNRARAVRDYLVHEHGIDAARLKTVGYGPSQPIEDTDPYAAINRRVQFRGS; this comes from the coding sequence ATGATCCGCTACCTCAGCACCCTCGCCCTCGCCCTCGCCGCCGCCGTGGCAATGATCGCCGCCCCCGCCGCGAAGGCCGAGAAGGTCATGGTCTACCGCGAAGGCCAGCTCGTGATCCCGGAGGACGTGGCGGACGTGCTCGGCAACACCCGCTCGATTCGCCTGCTCGACGATGCGCCCGCGGCCCCGGCCAAGGCCACGGTGAAAACCACGGCGATGGCGACGGCTTCCCGGGTGAGCGTATCGGCGCATCCCTCGGACAAGGCACGCGTCGTGCGTGCCGATGCGAACAGCGCTGCCTCGGCGCTGTCCTTGCCGGTGCAGTTTGCCTTCGATTCCGCCGAGATCCTTCCGGCCGCACGGACCCAGCTCGACGCACTCGCCAAGGGCATCAAGCTGCTGGCACCAGGAAAGATCGTCACGGTCGAAGGTCACACCGACGCCTCGGGCAGCCCGGCCTACAACCTCGAGCTGTCGCGCAACCGGGCTCGCGCCGTGCGTGACTATCTCGTTCACGAGCACGGCATCGATGCCGCTCGCCTGAAGACCGTCGGGTACGGCCCGAGCCAGCCGATCGAAGACACCGATCCGTACGCCGCCATCAACCGTCGTGTGCAGTTCCGCGGTTCATGA
- a CDS encoding anti-sigma factor yields MKERFEELLPWYANGSLGAEDRAWVEAYIEQHPEARSELDWYRSLQARVQENAPAVPATIGLARTMRLIQGDRPTLAERISAFFGNFGMRPSYALAALAVMVVQGGVIMSLLGDARDSADEIRALHAVQVNEGPMLKISFAPDARETDIRMLVVQVHGELAGGPGQLGDYYLRVPAGSEAAALAQVKAAPIVQAAALAPGVPPRE; encoded by the coding sequence ATGAAAGAACGCTTCGAAGAACTACTTCCCTGGTACGCCAACGGCTCGCTGGGCGCCGAAGACCGCGCCTGGGTCGAGGCCTACATCGAACAGCACCCCGAGGCCCGCAGCGAGTTGGACTGGTATCGCTCGCTGCAGGCGCGGGTGCAGGAAAACGCCCCGGCCGTGCCGGCAACGATCGGCCTGGCCCGCACCATGCGCCTGATCCAGGGCGACCGCCCGACCCTGGCCGAGCGCATCAGCGCCTTTTTCGGCAACTTCGGCATGCGCCCGAGCTATGCGTTGGCCGCGCTGGCGGTCATGGTCGTGCAAGGTGGCGTGATCATGTCCCTGCTCGGCGACGCCCGCGACAGCGCCGACGAGATCCGCGCGCTGCACGCGGTTCAAGTCAACGAGGGCCCGATGCTGAAGATCAGCTTCGCGCCGGACGCCAGGGAGACCGACATCCGCATGCTGGTGGTCCAGGTGCATGGCGAACTGGCCGGTGGCCCTGGCCAGCTCGGCGACTACTACCTGCGTGTACCGGCCGGAAGCGAAGCGGCGGCGCTCGCCCAGGTCAAGGCCGCCCCGATCGTTCAGGCCGCCGCGCTCGCACCTGGCGTGCCGCCCCGGGAGTAG
- a CDS encoding head GIN domain-containing protein, with translation MHWFAQAFFPVAASLRAAALAAGCAAVLAATPSGPAQAATETRSVADFDEVVSTVPGEFSVEQGPRESLTLEAEPAVLRKITAEVHGRRLVIGIDGKVETEQPIRMKLGVKTLRAFESRTINTTRIGPLRSEALALVLAGGGSIRVERLENAQSLDVRITGSGDVAVGGGQVTAQQLDIAGIGSYSAPRLASERATVAIDGNGKAQLAASNTLAVRIGGIGHVRYHGDPAVTRSIRGIGSVDKD, from the coding sequence ATGCACTGGTTCGCACAAGCCTTCTTCCCCGTTGCGGCATCGCTGCGGGCCGCGGCCCTCGCCGCCGGCTGCGCCGCAGTCCTTGCCGCAACCCCTTCCGGGCCGGCACAGGCAGCCACCGAAACCCGCAGCGTCGCCGATTTCGACGAAGTCGTGTCCACCGTCCCCGGCGAATTCAGCGTCGAACAGGGCCCGCGCGAGTCGCTGACCCTGGAAGCCGAGCCCGCGGTGCTGCGCAAGATTACTGCCGAGGTCCACGGTCGGCGCCTCGTCATCGGCATTGACGGCAAGGTCGAGACAGAGCAGCCGATCCGGATGAAGCTCGGCGTCAAGACATTGCGAGCCTTCGAGTCGCGCACCATCAACACGACCCGCATCGGGCCGCTGCGCAGCGAGGCCCTCGCACTGGTGCTGGCGGGCGGCGGCTCGATCCGCGTGGAGCGTCTGGAAAACGCGCAGAGCCTCGACGTTCGGATCACCGGCTCCGGCGATGTCGCCGTTGGCGGCGGCCAGGTGACGGCACAGCAACTCGATATTGCCGGCATCGGCAGCTATTCCGCACCCAGGCTCGCCAGCGAGCGCGCCACCGTGGCCATCGACGGCAACGGAAAGGCGCAGCTCGCCGCCAGCAACACGCTGGCAGTGCGCATCGGCGGCATCGGCCACGTGCGCTATCACGGCGATCCGGCGGTGACACGCTCCATTCGCGGCATCGGCTCGGTCGACAAAGATTGA
- a CDS encoding alpha/beta fold hydrolase — MPDSAPPDPPPKPPRLTGLRGVFDALRNFGLMGLGTPGAGDYESFTASDGHVVPVWMLGGGSPLILVHGFGCTHRDWLPVARRLARRHCVLSWDARGHGSCRSVNGSITLARLATDLAEALDHFGLQRSILVGHSMGALTLMQYLHLHGTQRVAAVALVDQSPCIVTDDSWRLGLFGGCSAAMLSGLIAGARQDLAGTLLNEVGALAGAWVQRQLSVEAALGRLLRRRLGRIDVRPLLDLAESMAQADFRASLSRLDAPLLVVLGARSPHYAGVPLDAWYRDTVKHAQISIFPRAGHSPHVSESLRFASELERFIEDHA, encoded by the coding sequence ATGCCCGACAGTGCGCCGCCTGATCCGCCTCCAAAGCCGCCACGCCTGACGGGCTTGCGCGGCGTCTTCGACGCGCTGCGGAACTTCGGGCTGATGGGCCTCGGCACGCCCGGTGCGGGCGACTACGAAAGCTTCACGGCCAGTGACGGCCACGTGGTTCCCGTGTGGATGCTCGGCGGCGGGTCGCCGCTGATCCTGGTGCATGGGTTCGGATGCACGCACCGCGACTGGTTGCCGGTGGCCCGGCGCTTGGCGCGGCGCCACTGCGTGCTGTCCTGGGACGCACGCGGGCACGGCAGTTGCCGGTCGGTGAACGGCAGCATCACGCTGGCGCGCCTCGCGACCGACCTGGCCGAGGCACTCGACCACTTCGGGCTACAGCGTTCGATCCTGGTCGGGCACTCGATGGGCGCGCTGACGCTGATGCAGTACCTGCACCTGCATGGCACCCAGCGAGTCGCTGCGGTGGCGCTGGTCGATCAGTCGCCCTGCATCGTGACGGACGACAGCTGGCGCCTCGGGCTGTTCGGCGGCTGCAGCGCGGCGATGCTGTCCGGGCTGATTGCCGGCGCGCGCCAGGATCTGGCCGGCACACTGCTGAACGAGGTCGGCGCGCTTGCAGGCGCCTGGGTGCAGCGCCAGCTGAGTGTCGAAGCAGCGCTCGGACGGCTGCTGCGCCGCCGACTGGGACGCATCGATGTCAGGCCGCTGCTCGACCTCGCCGAATCGATGGCGCAGGCCGACTTCCGCGCTTCGCTGTCGCGCCTCGACGCGCCGCTGCTCGTCGTGCTCGGGGCGCGCAGCCCGCACTACGCCGGCGTGCCGCTCGATGCCTGGTATCGCGACACGGTGAAGCACGCGCAGATTTCGATCTTCCCGCGTGCCGGCCATTCGCCGCATGTCAGCGAGTCGCTGCGCTTCGCCAGCGAGCTCGAGCGCTTCATCGAGGACCATGCATGA
- the gnd gene encoding phosphogluconate dehydrogenase (NAD(+)-dependent, decarboxylating) gives MQLAMIGLGRMGASMVRRLLAKGHECVVHDMQAAAVAALQNEGAKGAASLAELAAKMERPRAVWLMVPAAAVDAGLEQLMPHLDAGDIVIDGGNSYYRDDIRRAELLRGSGLHYIDVGTSGGIAGQGRGYCLMIGGAADVVERLRPIFAALAPGVDAAPRTPGRSGEPAPAEQGFLHCGPNGAGHFVKMVHNGIEYGLMAAYAEGLGVLRNANVGTRDRSVDAETTPLRHPEFYQYDLKLPEIAELWRRGSVIGSWLLDLTANALQKDAELAAYSGRVSDSGEGRWTVEAAIDEAVPTPVLSAALYQRFTSRGEAGFANQVLSAMRNEFGGHVEKRFGPETT, from the coding sequence ATGCAACTCGCGATGATTGGCCTCGGCCGAATGGGAGCCAGCATGGTGCGGCGGCTTCTGGCGAAAGGCCACGAGTGCGTCGTCCACGACATGCAGGCGGCGGCGGTGGCGGCGTTGCAGAACGAGGGCGCGAAGGGCGCCGCGTCGCTCGCCGAACTGGCAGCGAAGATGGAGCGTCCGCGCGCCGTCTGGCTGATGGTGCCGGCGGCGGCTGTGGACGCCGGGCTCGAACAGCTGATGCCGCATCTCGATGCGGGGGACATCGTCATCGACGGGGGCAATTCCTACTACCGCGACGACATCCGGCGCGCCGAGCTGCTCCGCGGATCGGGCCTTCACTACATCGACGTCGGCACCAGCGGCGGCATCGCCGGCCAGGGGCGCGGCTATTGCCTGATGATCGGCGGCGCGGCCGACGTGGTCGAGCGCCTGAGGCCGATCTTCGCCGCGTTGGCGCCGGGCGTCGACGCGGCGCCGCGAACGCCCGGCCGCTCGGGCGAGCCGGCGCCGGCCGAACAGGGCTTCCTGCATTGCGGCCCGAACGGCGCCGGCCACTTCGTCAAGATGGTCCACAACGGCATCGAATACGGGCTCATGGCTGCGTATGCGGAGGGCCTCGGCGTCCTCAGGAACGCCAACGTCGGCACGCGCGACCGCAGCGTCGACGCCGAGACGACACCACTGCGCCACCCTGAGTTCTATCAGTACGACCTGAAGCTGCCCGAGATCGCCGAGCTCTGGCGGCGGGGCAGCGTGATCGGCTCGTGGCTGCTCGACCTGACGGCGAACGCCTTGCAGAAGGACGCCGAGCTCGCGGCCTACAGCGGCCGCGTCTCCGATTCGGGCGAGGGCCGCTGGACCGTCGAAGCGGCGATCGACGAGGCGGTGCCGACACCCGTGCTGAGCGCGGCGCTCTACCAGCGCTTCACGTCCCGCGGCGAGGCCGGCTTCGCCAACCAGGTGCTCTCGGCGATGCGCAACGAGTTCGGGGGGCACGTCGAGAAAAGATTCGGACCGGAGACGACATGA
- a CDS encoding DotU/TssL family secretion system protein yields the protein MMQADAPDRAGEPAAARALRVEALPLVALVARLGEATPADPAELRRSLAAAVAHFEANARVAGVDEAGVAAASYVLCAWGDEQFGAAPWGAGGAGLLQRFHGEAEGGDRLLRLLSRLAEKPREHRALLELFHTCLSLGLRAGMALGSRDHEILRTRVHLALEQAAPAPALVASWHCAAAAASPPRAPRVALPAVLLLGVLAVGIYSASQLQLAARVDGVLAALQRLVPASTVAAQPVAAAATAPPRLAPELQGDIEAGRLSVRDEALRSVVVVSADALGDATGPLTRLGAALKKLPGKVLVVGYTDGSDPPTARMPSAWHQAMEWARGAADILRPQLGDERLAVEARVDAAAGAPLRRVEIVLFPQ from the coding sequence ATGATGCAAGCCGATGCGCCGGATCGCGCGGGCGAGCCGGCCGCCGCGCGCGCGCTGCGCGTCGAGGCCCTCCCCCTCGTTGCCCTGGTGGCACGCCTTGGCGAGGCGACGCCGGCCGACCCGGCCGAATTGCGCCGCTCGCTGGCTGCGGCAGTGGCCCATTTCGAAGCCAATGCGCGCGTCGCCGGCGTTGACGAGGCCGGCGTCGCGGCCGCGAGCTACGTGCTCTGTGCCTGGGGCGACGAGCAGTTCGGCGCGGCGCCGTGGGGCGCGGGCGGCGCCGGACTGCTGCAGCGCTTTCACGGCGAAGCCGAGGGCGGCGACAGATTGCTGCGCCTGCTGTCGCGGTTGGCCGAAAAGCCGCGCGAGCATCGCGCGCTGCTCGAACTCTTCCATACCTGCCTGAGTCTCGGGCTGCGCGCGGGCATGGCCCTGGGCAGCCGCGACCACGAGATCCTGCGCACGCGCGTGCACCTCGCGCTCGAACAGGCGGCGCCGGCTCCGGCCTTGGTCGCTTCGTGGCACTGCGCGGCCGCTGCGGCGAGTCCGCCGCGGGCGCCGCGCGTCGCCTTGCCGGCGGTCCTGCTGCTCGGCGTGCTTGCGGTGGGCATCTACAGCGCCAGCCAGCTTCAGCTCGCAGCGCGCGTCGACGGCGTGCTGGCGGCCCTGCAGCGACTCGTACCGGCATCCACCGTCGCCGCGCAGCCGGTCGCGGCCGCGGCGACGGCGCCGCCGCGTCTGGCCCCGGAACTGCAGGGCGACATCGAAGCGGGACGGCTGTCCGTGCGCGACGAGGCGCTGCGCAGCGTGGTCGTGGTGAGCGCCGATGCACTCGGCGACGCCACCGGGCCATTGACGCGCCTGGGCGCAGCGCTGAAGAAGCTGCCGGGCAAGGTGCTTGTCGTCGGCTACACCGATGGCAGCGATCCCCCGACGGCACGCATGCCCTCGGCCTGGCATCAGGCGATGGAATGGGCGCGCGGTGCCGCCGACATCCTGCGGCCACAACTCGGCGATGAGCGGCTGGCGGTCGAGGCCCGCGTCGACGCCGCGGCCGGCGCGCCCCTCAGACGCGTCGAGATCGTCCTGTTCCCGCAATGA
- a CDS encoding caspase family protein — MATLLTRRLLLRGALGAAALPFGPAMSRPAVPKANTEAPLREGTPISRPAVPKANTEAPLREGTPMSAAADLNSAGSRIALVIGNGAYRTAPLKNPPGDASAVAAVLRGLGYDVTLRQNTRLPDLIESLREFSVRAPKAAVRVLFYAGHGVQVRGRNYLVPIDADPQSEEDIQRQTADVGEFVDRLSAIGTGANIVVLDACRVNPFAGGVIVGPDGRRLKFRGATPGGLATLDAPVGTLVAFSTAPNGVALDSANSEHSVYVRHLLVNMSMPGLQIEQLFKRVRIGVAEDTGRVQVPWESSSLTADFCFKSNDKGRCG, encoded by the coding sequence ATGGCCACACTGCTGACCCGTCGTCTGCTGCTGCGCGGCGCGTTGGGTGCCGCAGCGCTGCCCTTCGGTCCCGCCATGAGCCGCCCGGCCGTTCCGAAGGCGAATACCGAAGCGCCGCTGCGCGAAGGTACTCCAATCAGCCGCCCGGCCGTTCCGAAGGCGAATACCGAAGCGCCGCTGCGCGAAGGTACTCCAATGAGCGCGGCGGCCGATCTCAACAGCGCCGGCTCGCGCATCGCCCTGGTGATCGGCAACGGCGCCTACCGCACTGCGCCCCTGAAGAACCCGCCGGGCGACGCCAGCGCCGTGGCGGCGGTGCTCCGAGGCCTCGGCTACGACGTGACCCTGCGCCAGAACACGCGGCTGCCGGACCTGATCGAATCGCTGCGCGAGTTTTCGGTTCGTGCGCCGAAGGCGGCGGTTCGCGTGTTGTTCTATGCCGGTCACGGGGTCCAGGTGAGGGGTCGCAACTACCTGGTGCCGATCGATGCCGATCCCCAGTCCGAAGAGGACATCCAGCGGCAAACCGCGGACGTCGGCGAGTTCGTCGACCGGCTCAGTGCCATCGGAACCGGCGCCAACATCGTGGTGCTCGACGCCTGCCGGGTGAACCCGTTCGCCGGTGGCGTCATCGTGGGCCCCGACGGACGGCGCCTGAAATTCCGCGGCGCGACGCCGGGTGGGCTGGCGACGCTCGATGCGCCCGTGGGCACGCTCGTGGCCTTCTCGACGGCGCCGAACGGCGTGGCGCTCGACAGCGCCAACAGCGAGCACAGCGTCTATGTGCGTCACCTGCTGGTCAACATGTCGATGCCAGGGCTGCAGATCGAGCAGCTCTTCAAGCGGGTGCGTATCGGCGTGGCCGAAGACACCGGCCGCGTGCAGGTGCCCTGGGAGTCCTCGAGCCTGACCGCCGACTTCTGCTTCAAATCGAACGACAAGGGACGCTGCGGCTGA
- a CDS encoding medium chain dehydrogenase/reductase family protein — translation MSEPRNRVIQVSRFGGPDGLEVVQASMPTAGPGEVRVRVLASGLEYTDVLIRRHLYPQTSRLRPPFALGYDLVGEVDQLGDGVAGIQLGERVADMTVVGSNAAYRTLRARDLTRVPAGLDAAEAATLVLSWTTAYQLLHRAARVQRGQRVLVHGAAGAVGQALLVLGKLAGVELWGAARGEHAALIRELGATPIDYEREDFTQVLPGGFDVVLDGIGEDGYRRSFAALAPGGFLCAYGYSAGVQAQRGMLALLTWIARLYLWSWLPGSKRAAFYSINVMRARHPLWFREDLARLFELLATRAIHPRVAERISFEQVADAHRRLEAGGLEGKLVLCPT, via the coding sequence ATGAGCGAGCCGCGCAACCGGGTCATTCAGGTCAGCCGCTTCGGCGGTCCCGACGGCTTGGAGGTGGTGCAAGCCTCCATGCCGACCGCCGGCCCCGGCGAAGTGCGGGTTCGCGTGCTCGCCTCGGGCCTGGAGTACACGGATGTACTGATCCGGCGCCACCTCTACCCACAGACTTCACGCCTTCGGCCACCGTTCGCACTGGGATATGACCTCGTCGGAGAGGTCGACCAGCTCGGCGACGGCGTCGCCGGAATCCAGCTTGGCGAGCGCGTGGCGGACATGACGGTCGTCGGGTCCAACGCCGCGTATCGCACGCTTCGGGCCCGTGACCTGACTCGGGTGCCCGCGGGCCTCGACGCCGCGGAGGCGGCGACGCTGGTCCTGAGCTGGACGACCGCCTACCAGCTCCTGCACCGCGCGGCCCGGGTCCAGCGAGGCCAGCGCGTGCTCGTGCATGGCGCTGCCGGTGCCGTTGGCCAGGCGCTGCTTGTCCTGGGGAAGCTCGCGGGCGTCGAGCTTTGGGGCGCCGCACGCGGCGAGCATGCGGCACTGATCCGGGAACTGGGTGCCACGCCGATCGACTACGAGCGCGAAGACTTCACGCAGGTGCTGCCGGGCGGCTTCGACGTGGTGCTGGATGGCATCGGCGAGGACGGCTATCGCAGGTCATTCGCCGCGCTCGCCCCCGGGGGATTCCTCTGTGCCTATGGCTACTCGGCGGGAGTCCAGGCGCAGCGGGGCATGCTTGCCCTGTTGACGTGGATCGCGCGCCTGTATCTCTGGAGCTGGCTGCCCGGCAGCAAGCGCGCCGCTTTCTATTCGATCAACGTGATGCGCGCACGGCATCCCCTCTGGTTCCGCGAAGACCTGGCGCGGCTTTTCGAATTGCTGGCAACGCGCGCCATCCATCCTCGCGTCGCCGAGCGTATCTCCTTCGAACAGGTTGCCGATGCGCACCGCCGTCTCGAGGCGGGGGGCCTGGAGGGCAAGCTCGTGCTATGCCCGACCTGA